From the genome of Notolabrus celidotus isolate fNotCel1 chromosome 5, fNotCel1.pri, whole genome shotgun sequence, one region includes:
- the LOC117812826 gene encoding APC membrane recruitment protein 1-like yields the protein MASHRVEELPKDSKDVVSASGQLPRCGPDDITEELQLDTMNAAVKSQKSGKFRRTALTFFGVRKSICILPSFFGGRSKNQNKWSSKKGFPKSKTHDGLSKVGYDDNLRGGYTSVGDFEYHSQRDSAGDLRSSCHHECSFPAAEQKSLSLTRQKKGLRGLFNSFRHHRNNRHAGSEKAEMIAMTSPRCKNEVPVVSKNATKFVTECLVSEPDVPDLADVICDVSIDPESIHAAAVMDLETSVVQESPKSELDDQISYDQTEEINLVAVVSGEFDKSLRVNSEPCLKVKMMSEPTLKSETPPGSSDRLNMMFGDVASLKSFDSLTGCGDIIADQEDDSITESTVSGERSRNGGKRASCYLTYQGGGEEMASPEDLGEECLHGYWGNNASEEMCCTYNQDHADLTADLTSSHNLDLLNSNSAQQASGMDTSSIADVLTPQDEHQESVPNSDEGYYDSTTPGNDDVQEKTDRLRTDRLPRDSYSGDALYELFAPDESLVSPQYEGKSKLPSSQQCEYLSEPVEVNDCSFAPEMNRLQIGSDMYKVHDFLDMPSTCSNSPELAQNVVGRQEIGTNQNCNMNSNPQASVNKTNTEPDTFNEKESMSASTDKKTKSTNADCEKRHSCLSFGSTSDPDFETFCEPKEQHLEENKPVALPYRNINSQSPECKTDLDDEQAVSFSQALVDYTKNSQMLSNLHNDVDDLETDSAFTPNMEALPTIVTFDVVDMHNEGEYDEQIQMELGEDISSPYQEFEESYLQKDAFAECDYQMLDLYEENLISNTWAIASLPRHLGLTRVSQSMPNPLSLDRRSRSLDTESLELNMPDRHRQNRAATISRPEKDSERDSSPYYKKNVLVSASESRDSSSIMALSWQTRSEMALSLPSTDGKITEKVHSRSQTQGKHKIPSSSSSSKSQRACFHVSCDGTSQNAELYNRQCRHPLQSDSFLPHSTFVYSGMMEGASDDVDEDVFCKANLQSYNKCGKSRPVGSRDGTSQAESPLNKGVFKDEMGGEKRTPRDVA from the coding sequence ATGGCTTCTCACAGGGTAGAGGAGCTACCAAAGGACTCCAAGGATGTGGTTTCAGCCTCCGGACAGCTTCCCCGTTGCGGCCCTGATGACATCACCGAGGAGCTTCAGTTGGATACGATGAACGCCGCAGTGAAATCCCAGAAATCTGGAAAATTTCGGAGGACTGCCCTGACGTTTTTCGGAGTTCGTAAAAGCATTTGCATCTTACCAAGTTTTTTTGGTGGAAGGagtaaaaatcaaaacaagtgGTCTTCTAAGAAAGGGTTCCCAAAAAGCAAAACGCATGATGGGCTGAGTAAGGTTGGTTATGATGACAATCTGCGAGGTGGCTACACCTCAGTTGGTGACTTTGAGTACCACAGCCAGAGGGACTCAGCTGGCGACCTCCGCAGTAGCTGCCACCATGAATGTAGTTTCCCTGCTGCTGAGCAGAAATCCCTGAGCCTCACCCGGCAGAAAAAGGGTTTGAGGGGTCTTTTTAACAGTTTCCGGCATCACAGAAACAATAGACATGCTGGATCGGAGAAAGCTGAAATGATTGCAATGACCTCTCCTCGGTGCAAGAACGAGGTGCCTGTTGTCTCGAAGAACGCCACTAAGTTTGTCACAGAGTGCCTCGTATCTGAACCTGATGTGCCTGATTTAGCAGATGTTATATGTGATGTTTCTATTGATCCTGAATCTAtccatgctgctgctgtaatGGACTTAGAGACGAGTGTGGTGCAAGAAAGTCCAAAATCTGAGCTGGATGATCAGATTAGTTATGATCAAACCGAGGAGATCAATTTGGTGGCTGTAGTTTCTGGTGAATTCGACAAGAGTTTGAGAGTGAACAGCGAGCCTTGTCTAAAAGTGAAGATGATGTCTGAGCcgacactgaagtctgaaacgccCCCTGGTTCATCAGATCGGCTGAACATGATGTTTGGAGACGTTGCATCATTGAAAAGCTTTGATTCCCTCACTGGATGTGGGGACATTATCGCAGATCAAGAGGACGACAGCATCACAGAGAGCACAGTTTCTGGAGAGAGGAGCCGAAATGGAGGAAAGAGGGCCTCCTGTTATCTCACATACCAGGGTGGGGGTGAAGAAATGGCCTCACCAGAGGATTTGGGCGAGGAGTGTCTTCATGGTTACTGGGGGAATAATGCATCAGAGGAAATGTGCTGTACCTACAATCAAGACCATGCAGATCTGACTGCTGATCTGACAAGTTCTCACAATTTGGATTTACTGAACAGTAACAGTGCACAGCAAGCTAGTGGCATGGACACCTCTTCAATAGCTGATGTGTTAACTCCTCAAGATGAGCATCAAGAATCAGTGCCGAATAGTGATGAGGGGTACTACGATTCAACCACCCCAGGAAACGATGACGTAcaagaaaagacagacagactgaggacAGACAGATTACCGAGGGATAGTTACAGCGGCGATGCCCTCTATGAACTTTTTGCCCCAGATGAGAGTCTGGTCAGTCCTCAGTATGAAGGCAAATCAAAGCTGCCCAGTTCACAACAGTGCGAGTATTTAAGTGAGCCAGTCGAGGTGAACGATTGTTCTTTTGCTCCAGAAATGAATCGGTTACAAATAGGTTCTGATATGTATAAAGTTCATGATTTTCTGGACATGCCGAGCACATGCAGTAATTCCCCTGAGTTGGCACAGAATGTGGTTGGCCGGCAGGAAATTGGCACAAATCAGAACTGTAATATGAATTCAAACCCTCAAGCATCAGTCAACAAAACTAATACTGAGCCGGATAcatttaatgaaaaagaaagtatGTCTGCTTCcactgacaaaaaaacaaaatccacaAATGCAGATTGTGAAAAAAGGCACAGCTGCCTATCATTTGGAAGCACATCTGACCCagattttgaaacattttgtgaACCCAAAGAGCAACATCTTGAGGAAAACAAGCCTGTGGCTTTACCATACAGAAATATAAATTCTCAGTCTCCAGAATGTAAAACTGATCTGGATGATGAGCAAGCTGTGAGTTTCTCCCAAGCACTTGTGGACTACACAAAAAACTCTCAGATGCTGAGTAACTTGCACAATGATGTGGATGATTTGGAGACAGACTCTGCCTTCACTCCAAACATGGAGGCCTTACCCACCATAGTCACATTTGATGTAGTAGACATGCATAATGAGGGGGAATATGATGAGCAGATTCAAATGGAACTGGGGGAGGACATATCGTCACCCTATCAGGAGTTTGAAGAAAGCTACTTGCAAAAAGACGCATTCGCTGAATGTGACTATCAGATGTTAGATCTCTATGAAGAGAACCTGATCAGTAACACATGGGCGATTGCTAGTCTCCCCCGGCACCTTGGCCTTACAAGAGTCAGTCAATCCATGCCTAATCCGTTGTCTCTTGACAGGAGAAGCCGGTCTCTGGACACAGAAAGCCTTGAGTTGAATATGcctgacagacacagacagaacaGAGCTGCTACCATTTCTCGTCCTGAAAAGGACTCTGAAAGAGATTCTTCACCATATTACAAAAAGAATGTACTTGTGTCTGCATCCGAGTCTAGAGACAGTAGCAGCATTATGGCCTTATCATGGCAAACAAGGTCAGAAATGGCTTTAAGCCTTCCTTCGACCGATGGGAAAATCACTGAAAAAGTACACAGTCGCAGTCAAACACAAGGGAAACATAAAATACCTTCAAGTTCATCTAGCAGTAAATCACAGCGTGCATGCTTTCATGTGTCCTGTGATGGCACTTCACAGAACGCAGAGCTTTACAACAGGCAGTGCCGCCATCCTTTACAGTCAGATTCTTTTTTACCTCATAGCACCTTTGTTTACTCTGGAATGATGGAAGGTGCATCAGATGATGTTGACGAGGATGTGTTTTGTAAAGCTAATTTGCAATCCTATAACAAGTGCGGCAAGAGCAGGCCAGTGGGAAGCAGGGACGGGACATCTCAGGCCGAGAGTCCTCTGAACAAGGGTGTGTTTAAAGATGAGATGGGCGGTGAAAAGAGAACACCCAGGGATGTGGCTTAA